The genomic region CGCAGTTCTTCAACATCGACCTGTCGTTCGGTGACTACCTGCTGATCGTGCTGGTCTCGGTGGTCGGCTCGGCGGCGACCGCCGGTGTGACCGGCGCCGTCGTCATGCTGACGCTCACCCTGTCGACGCTGGGGCTGCCGCTGGCCGGCGTCGGTCTGCTGCTGGCCATCGACCCCATCCTCGACATGGGCCGCACCGCGGTGAACGTCGCCGGTCAGGCGCTCATCCCGACCATCGTGGCGAAGCGGGAGAACCTTTTGGACGAAAGGACATACGACTCGGCCAGCACCGTCGATCCGTTCGCCGAGAAGAAGGAACCGGTCACCATCTGACGGGCTCGCTGATTGCCGACGGGGTCTCGACTCGTTCGTTCCTCACTCGCTCGACCAGCGAGGGTTTTCGATGTCCGGCACGGTCCGTCGTACCGGCATCGACCTCGGGCTGGCTCCCTCGGACGGCAGTGGTGCGCCACGACATCTGCTCCGGGCAGACAGATCGGACACAGCGGGACCTTTGTTCTGGTCCACCTCCGGTCTGATCGTCACCCAGCACCAGCGCGCACCGTTGCTGGGCGCGTGGAAGATCAGCGGATGAGTACGGCGGGCGACCAGCGACGGTTCGAGATCACTCCGGCAGCTCGTGCACCTGTGAGCTGCCGGTGACCCGGGCGATGGCGCGCATCTTGTTGGCAGCGTCGAGCGCGGCGACCTTGTACGACTCGGCCAGCGTCGGGTAGTTGAAGACCGCGTCGACCAGGTAGTCGACGGTGCCGTCGAGGCCCATCACGGTCTGGCCGATGTGCACCAGCTCGGTGGCGTTGCTGCCGAAGACGTGCACCCCCAACAACTTCCGGGTCTCGGCGTGCACGAGCAGCTTGAGCATCCCGTAGGAGTCGCCCAGGATCGCGCCCCGCGCGAGCTCCCGGTACCGGGCCACGCCCACCTCGAACGGCACGTTCTCGGCGGTCAGGTCGTCCTCGCTGCGGCCGACGTAGCTCACCTCGGGGATCGTGTAGATGCCGATCGGCTGCACCTCGACCTCCTGGCTGATCCCCACCGGCTCACCGAAGGCGTGGTAGGCGGCGCGACGACCCTGTTCCATCGACGTCGCGGCCAGCGCCGGGAAGCCGATCACGTCGCCGACGGCGTAGATGTGTTCCACCGAGGTCCGGAAGTGCTCGTCGACATCGATCCGGCCGCGGTCGGCGGCGGTGAGGCCCGCCGCCTCCAGGTTCAGCCCGTCCGTCACCCCCTGACGTCCCGCGGAGTAGAGCACCGTGTCCGCCGGGATCTTCTTGCCGGACTCCAGGATCGTCAGCGTGCCGCCCTGGTGCCGCTCGACCATCCGCACGCTCTCGGAGAACCGGAAGGTGACGGCATGATCGCGCAGCTGGTACTGCAGGGCCTCGATGATCTCCCGGTCGCAGAAGTCGAGCATCGAGGCACGCTTCTCCACGACCGTCACCTTCGTGCCGAGGGCGGCGAACATCGAGGCGTACTCGATGCCGATCACCCCGGCCCCGACCACCACCATCGAGTTGGGCACCGATTCGAGGTTGAGGATCTGGTCGGAGTCCACGATGGTCCTGCCGTCGAAGTCGACGCTCGGTGGCCGGGCCGGCTTGGTGCCGACCGCGATGACGATCTTGTCGGCCGACAGCAGCCGCTGGTTGCCGGTGCCGTCGTCCACCACCAGCTCGTGCGGACCGGAGAACTTCGCGAGGCCCGGGATCAGCGCAACCTTGTTGCGGGACAACTGGTTCCGGATGACGTCGATCTCCCGATCGATGACGTGCTGGGTCCGCGCCGACAGGTCGCCGACGGTGATGTCGTCCTTGACGCGGTACGACTGGCCATAGAGCTCGCGTTGCGTCATCCCGGTGAGGTAGAGCACCGCCTCGCGCATGGTCTTGCTCGGGATCGTGCCGGTGTTGATGCACACCCCGCCGACCATGTCGCGTCGCTCCACCACCGCCGCATGCTTGCCGAGTTTGGCAGCGGCGATGGCTGCCTTCTGACCGGCCGGGCCGGACCCGATGACGAGAAGGTCGAAGTGTTCCACTCCGGCAGTGTGGTCGATGCCCCCCTCCGCGGGTAGGCCCGGGGTGAACATCTCGTGACGCGGAGCAGACCGGCACCCTGCGACCATCGGTCAATGGCCCGCCCCGGAGAACCGTCACCTCAGGCGAGGACGAAGTAGCGCAGCCACAGGTAGGGCGCTGCCACGACCACCGTCACCACGGTGACGACGACGCCCTTCCGGGTGAACTCCCAGAAGGAGATCGGGAATCCCGCGCGGGCGGCGATCCCGAGCATCACGACGTTGGCGCTGGCCCCCACAGCGGTCATGTTGCCGCCGAAGTCAGCGCCCGCAGCGAGCGCCCACCAGAGCGCGTCGGAACGCGCAGGGTCGGCGATGTCCTGGGTCAGGGCGAGCACCAGCGGACTCATGGTTGCGACGTAGGGGATGTTGTCGATCACTCCGGACAGCACGGCCGAGACGACCAGGATCAGCATCACCGCCAGCAGCGCATTGCCGCCGGTGGCGTTCGCTGCGGCCTCGGCCAGCTGTCCGATGACCCCGGTCTTCACCAGGGCACCGATCATGATGAACAGGCCGGCGAAGAACAGCAGGGTCTCCCACTCGACCGCAACCAGGTACTGGTCGGGACGGGTCTGCGAGATCAGCACCAGTAGGCCGGCGCCCAGCAGGGCCACCACCGACGGCTCGACATGGATGAGCGAATGGCTGACGAATCCGGCGAAGACCAGCGCCAGCACGATGCCGCTCTTGATCAGCAGGCCGCGATCGCGGATGGCCTCCCGCTCGTTCAGCGTCATCACACCAGCGACCCGCTCGGGATCGACGTCGAAGGAACCCTTGAACAGTCGCGGCAGGATCAGCGTGAAGACGACCAGCTCGATCACGACGATCGGCGCCATGTTGACCAGGAAATCGTTGAAGGTGAAGCCGGAGCGACTGCCGATGATGATGTTGGGTGGGTCGCCGATGAGGGTGGCAGCGCCGCCGATGTTGGAGGCGAAGACCTCGGCGAGCAGGAACGGAACGGGCTTGATGTCGAGACGATCGCAGACCAGCAGCGTCACCGGGGCGATCAGCAGTACCGTGGTCACGTTGTCCAGGAACGCGGATGCGACGGCGGTGATCAGCACCAGCAGGATCATGATGTTGCGCGGAGAACCCCGGGCGCGCTTCACCGCCCAGATCGCGACGTACTCGAACACCCCCGTCCGGCGCAGCACGCCGACGATGATCATCATGCCGAGCAGCAAAAAGATGACGTTCCAGTCGATGCCGGTGTCCGCCGAGTAGAACGCGTCCTCGGCGCCGACCACCCCGATGGCCAGCACGACACCTGCGCCGCCCAGCGCGGCAGCCATCTTGGGGATCTTCTCGGTGGCGATGAAGGCATACGCGACGACGAAAACCGCGATGGCGATCCCGCTCATCGGGCACAGCCCTCCCCGTCGGTGGTCAGTGGTGGTCCAGGGCGATCTCGAGCAACCGGGACGCAGTCACCACGCCCGCCAGCCGCCGCCCCTGCATGACCGCGACCATCGGACAGCGCATCCTGGCCATCACGGCCGCCACCTCCACCAATGTGTCGTCGATCTCGACGCGGGGCAGCTCGGGTGTCTGCCGGGGGAGCAGGGACCGTACCGAACGTCCCGCCAAGCGGTCAGCCAGGTGGTCGGACATCGACTCGTCCAGTACACCCGCGAGCGACGGGTCGTCCTGGACATAGCTCGGCACCAGGAACTGCACCACCTCTGACGCCGGCAGCAGAGCCACCGGCACCCCGTCGGTGTCGATCACCACCAGTCCGGGCAGGCGACGCTCGGCCAACAGCCGGGCAGCCTGCAGCGCATCGGAGTCCTGGCCGACGACCGGGAACTCCTCGAACATCTCGGCGGCTCGCATGCATCCACGCTAGGCGGCGATCGACCCGCGCGCTTCTCCGGGTCACCAGGTTCTCGCCTCGGGTGCCACCGATCTACGGACAGCGTCGCACCGCGGTTCCGCGTCGATCGTCGTCGACCTGTAGAAACAAGACCGACCTGTAGAACCGACACCGACGATCTGCCCTCCTGCACCGCGAGGGACGACAGAACCGGGAGCGAGCGTGGACGAGCGGAACCCTCCGGCGGGATCCGACCGCGGCTGGGCCGATCATCGCCACCGCGACGTCTCCGGCGGCTGGCTCCGGCCGACGGTCTTCGGCGCTGTCGACGGTCTCGTCACCAACGCCTCGCTGATCGCCGGGGTCGGTGGTGTCGGCGTCTCGGCCCACACCATCGTGCTGACCGGGCTGGCCGGGTTGGTCGCCGGCGCCTTCTCGATGGGCACCGGTGAGTACATCTCGGTGACGAACCAGAACGAGCTAGTGCAGGCCGAGGTCGCGGTGGAGAAGCGGATGCACGAGCAGTTCCCGGACGCCGAGAGGGCCGAGCTGGCGGAACGGTTCGAGTCCTACGGCGCAGACCGGCAGACCGCGCAGCGGATGTCGGAAGCGGTCTCCTCCGATGCCGACAAGGCGCTGCAGTTCCATGCCAGGGAGGAGCTGGGCGTCGACCCTGACGACCTGCCGTCGCCGCTGCTGGCCGGGAGCGCCAGCTTGGTCGCCTTCTCGCTCGGCGCCGTCCTGCCGCTGCTGCCCTACCTGCTCGGCGTCGCCTGGCTCTGGCTCGCCATGCTGATCGCCGGCGTTGCGCTGCTGGTCGGCGGCATGGTGGTCGGCAGGCTGACGGGGCGCTCGCTGCTGCGCGCCGGGGTCCGCCAACTGCTGCTCGGCGCCCTCGCAGTCGTCGTCACCTTCGGGGTCGGACAGCTGATCGGAATTTCGGTCGCCTGAGCCCTCCGGTATCAGGGGGTGACCGCGCCGCGCCGCCGGATCACCAACAGCCGACCCACCAGGCCGACCACCATGACCGACGAACCGGCGACGATCGACGACCAGGGCAGCGTCGCCACCAGCACGCAGCACCCGACGAGCCCGAGGACGTGCAGCCCACGGGGCCAGCGTCGCTGGTCAGCCGGCTGGGTGAGGGCCGAGGCGTTGGCGATCGCGTAGTAGACGAGCACGCCGAAGGACGAGAAGCCGATGGCACCCCGCAGGTCGGCGGTCAGCACGATCGCCGAGACCACCACGGCCAGGGCCACCTCGGCGTGCTGCGGGACCAGGAACCGCGGGTGGACGACGGCCAGCCACCCGGGAAGATCACCTTCGCGCGCCATCGCCAGGCTCGTCCGGCCGATCCCGGTGAGCAACGCCAGCAGAGCACCCAGACCGGCAGCGACGGCGCCGATCCGGACGACCCAGCCGAACCCACCGCCGCCGACAGCTCCGAGCGCTGCCGTCAACGGGGCATCGGCCGACGCCAGGCGCTCCGGGCCGGCCGCCAGCAGCGCGGCCCCGCCGACCACCAGGTAGACCACTACCGCGATCCCGAGCGCGATCGGGATCGCGCGGGGCAGGGTGCGCGCCGGATCACGGACCTCCTCACCCATCGTGGCGATCCGTGCGTACCCGGCGAAGGCGAAGAACAACAGTCCGGCCGACTGCAGGATCCCGTGCACCCCGCCCGATCCCAGTGCGGACCACTCCTCCGGGCGCAGTGACGCGTCCCGGGAGCCGACCGCGATGACCAACACCACCGTCGCCAGCGCCGTCAGGGAGACGGTCACGAGCACCCGGGTCAGCGTCACCGTGCGGGTCACCCCGCGGCAGTTCAACGCGGCCAGGCCCAGCACGGCGAGCACCGCGACCGCCCGCTGCAGCCACCACGGCCCCGGGACCGCATAGGCGGCGACGGTCAACGCCATCGCCGCACACGACGCGGTCTTGCCGATCACGAATCCCCAGCCGGCGGTGAAACCCCACCAGGACCCCAGTCGTTCCCGTCCGTAGACGTACGTGCCGCCCGAGACCGGGTACACCGCGGCGAGCTGCGCCGAGGCGGTGGCGTTGCAGAAGGCGATCACCGCGGCGATGAGCAGACCGACCAGCAGTCCCGTTCCCGCTGCCGCGGCCGCCGGGCCGAACACGGCGAACACACCGGCACCGATCATCGATCCGAGTCCGATGACGACAGCGTCACCGACCCCGAGCTTGCGATCCAGCGCCCCGCTCGACGCGCTCATCGCCCACCCGGTCCCGTGAGGAGCTCCCGGACGCCACCGGATACCGCTCGAGCCACTGTGTCTCCTGCGTGCGGTGGTGTCGGTCGGGTCGTGGATCCGGTACCGGCCGGATCGCGCCCCTAGCATGGACCTTCCGGCATGCACGGCGCATGCCGACTCCCAGGAGGACCCGGTGCGTCCGCTCCACCTGCCCGTCGTTCGGATCGCGTCATGAGTTCCTCGCAGCCCGCTCCGCTCGTCGGCATCCGGGTCCTGGATCTCACCCAGGTCCTGGCCGGTCCGTGGGGCACCCAACTGCTGGCCGACCTGGGCGCGGACGTCATCAAGATCGAGCCTCCTGGTGGCGGCGACCAGGCCCGGCGCAGCTTCATCTCCGGGGCGGACACACAACTGGGCGCCGACAACGCCGCGTTCCGGGCGGTGAACCGGAACAAGCGCAGCGTGGTGATCGATCTGCGTTCCGAGGCCGGCCGCGCGGTGCTGCACCGGATGGCGCTCGGGGCGGACGTCGTCATCGAGAACTTCCGGCCCGGGGTGGCCGAGCGGCTCGGCATCGACGCCGCCACCCTGCACTGCATCGACCCGCGACTGATCGTGGTGTCGCTGTCCGGTTTCGGGACACCCGACCATGGCGCCGACGACTCCGATCTGGCCAGCCGGCCCGGCTTCGACCTGATCGCCCAGGCCATGAGCGGCCTGATGAGCGTCACCGGGACCACCGGCGGCGACCCGGTGAAGGTCGGGGTGCCGATCACCGATCTGACGTCGGGAATGTTCGGCGTGATCGGGCTGCTGGCGGCCCTGCGCAACCGCGACCTCACCGGCCGGGGCGATCACGTGCGGACCAGCCTCTACCAGGCGGGGCTCGCGATGCTGGTCTGGGAATCAGCCGCCTACTGGTCCACCGGTGAGGAGCCGGTGCCGACGGGTTCGGGGCATCGACTGCTGTCCCCGTACGAGGCGCTGCGCACTCGGGACAACTGGCTGGTGGTGGCGGCGAACAACGACAAGCTGTGGCGGATCCTGCTGCAGGTGCTCGATCTGGCACCCCTCGCCGGCGACCCCCGGTTCGCCACGAACGCCGATCGGCTCGCCCACCGCTCGGAGTTGGCGCACGCGCTCGAAGCACGACTGATCACCGCCGACACCGCGCACTGGACGGCGGCGCTGATCTCTGCCGGGGTACCGGCTGCCCCGGTACGAACGGTCGGCGAGGCGTTGGCCGATCCGCACACCCTGGCGCTGCAGATGGTCGGCGCCGTCGACCATCCGCTGATCGGCACCCAGCGGGTGCTGGGGGTGCCGTTCCGCTCGTCCGCCGAGTCCCGCTGGCCGGGGACCGCCGCCCCGGCCATCGGTGCACACACGCGGGAGGTACTCCTGGACAGCGGTCTCGCAGACGTCGAGATCGATGGCCTGGTCGCGGACGGGGTTGTCGAGGAGGGCCTCGTCATCACGGAGACGTGACCTCGAGCGGCTCGCTCAGGACGTGCACGGTGGTACCGCTGGCCGAACCGTCGAACGCTGGCGAAGCTGACTCCACCGCTGGCCGAACCGGTGAAGGCTGGCGACATTTCGCCAGCCTTCACCGGTTTCGCCAGCGTCGGGACGGGTGCGACAGGGAAAGCGGCAGCGGATCTCCTACGCGATCCTGTCCGGCCGGGAGGCGGCTCAGGCGTTGCGGTCCAGGAAGATCTTGAGGCCGTGCAGGTCGTCGGTGTTGAGGTAGTCGACCCCGGCCGCCCGCAATTCCGTCCACAGCGCCGCGCGGGCAGCGCCGGGGAGGTCGGGCGTGTTCCAGAACCGGACCCGGTACCCGGCTCGGTGCGCCTGCGTCACCAGGGACAGCAGCTTCGCCTTCTCGGCGGCCGGGAAGGCACCCTGACCCGTCCAGCTGAAGTTGTTCGCCCAGTTGTCGCTGACCAGCGGCATGAACGACTTGGGCAGGCCCGAGCCCAGATCGGCGAGTCGACCGTCGTAGCCGGCGAAGCGGATGCGCTGCTGCTGCATGAGCTCGAGCGGGCGGTTGCCGCTGACCACGGCCTGCACCGCGCCGGGGACGGTGTGCCGACCCACTGTCGCTGCAAAGACCAGCGGATACCGCCGCAACGCCTTCTCGATCGCGAGGTAGGTGCTGGGGCCGTCGCTCTTGATGTCGATCAGCAGCTGCAGCTGGGCACGGGATCCG from Nakamurella sp. A5-74 harbors:
- the sthA gene encoding Si-specific NAD(P)(+) transhydrogenase, which produces MEHFDLLVIGSGPAGQKAAIAAAKLGKHAAVVERRDMVGGVCINTGTIPSKTMREAVLYLTGMTQRELYGQSYRVKDDITVGDLSARTQHVIDREIDVIRNQLSRNKVALIPGLAKFSGPHELVVDDGTGNQRLLSADKIVIAVGTKPARPPSVDFDGRTIVDSDQILNLESVPNSMVVVGAGVIGIEYASMFAALGTKVTVVEKRASMLDFCDREIIEALQYQLRDHAVTFRFSESVRMVERHQGGTLTILESGKKIPADTVLYSAGRQGVTDGLNLEAAGLTAADRGRIDVDEHFRTSVEHIYAVGDVIGFPALAATSMEQGRRAAYHAFGEPVGISQEVEVQPIGIYTIPEVSYVGRSEDDLTAENVPFEVGVARYRELARGAILGDSYGMLKLLVHAETRKLLGVHVFGSNATELVHIGQTVMGLDGTVDYLVDAVFNYPTLAESYKVAALDAANKMRAIARVTGSSQVHELPE
- a CDS encoding ArsB/NhaD family transporter; translation: MSGIAIAVFVVAYAFIATEKIPKMAAALGGAGVVLAIGVVGAEDAFYSADTGIDWNVIFLLLGMMIIVGVLRRTGVFEYVAIWAVKRARGSPRNIMILLVLITAVASAFLDNVTTVLLIAPVTLLVCDRLDIKPVPFLLAEVFASNIGGAATLIGDPPNIIIGSRSGFTFNDFLVNMAPIVVIELVVFTLILPRLFKGSFDVDPERVAGVMTLNEREAIRDRGLLIKSGIVLALVFAGFVSHSLIHVEPSVVALLGAGLLVLISQTRPDQYLVAVEWETLLFFAGLFIMIGALVKTGVIGQLAEAAANATGGNALLAVMLILVVSAVLSGVIDNIPYVATMSPLVLALTQDIADPARSDALWWALAAGADFGGNMTAVGASANVVMLGIAARAGFPISFWEFTRKGVVVTVVTVVVAAPYLWLRYFVLA
- a CDS encoding CBS domain-containing protein yields the protein MRAAEMFEEFPVVGQDSDALQAARLLAERRLPGLVVIDTDGVPVALLPASEVVQFLVPSYVQDDPSLAGVLDESMSDHLADRLAGRSVRSLLPRQTPELPRVEIDDTLVEVAAVMARMRCPMVAVMQGRRLAGVVTASRLLEIALDHH
- a CDS encoding VIT1/CCC1 transporter family protein; this encodes MDERNPPAGSDRGWADHRHRDVSGGWLRPTVFGAVDGLVTNASLIAGVGGVGVSAHTIVLTGLAGLVAGAFSMGTGEYISVTNQNELVQAEVAVEKRMHEQFPDAERAELAERFESYGADRQTAQRMSEAVSSDADKALQFHAREELGVDPDDLPSPLLAGSASLVAFSLGAVLPLLPYLLGVAWLWLAMLIAGVALLVGGMVVGRLTGRSLLRAGVRQLLLGALAVVVTFGVGQLIGISVA
- a CDS encoding APC family permease — its product is MSASSGALDRKLGVGDAVVIGLGSMIGAGVFAVFGPAAAAAGTGLLVGLLIAAVIAFCNATASAQLAAVYPVSGGTYVYGRERLGSWWGFTAGWGFVIGKTASCAAMALTVAAYAVPGPWWLQRAVAVLAVLGLAALNCRGVTRTVTLTRVLVTVSLTALATVVLVIAVGSRDASLRPEEWSALGSGGVHGILQSAGLLFFAFAGYARIATMGEEVRDPARTLPRAIPIALGIAVVVYLVVGGAALLAAGPERLASADAPLTAALGAVGGGGFGWVVRIGAVAAGLGALLALLTGIGRTSLAMAREGDLPGWLAVVHPRFLVPQHAEVALAVVVSAIVLTADLRGAIGFSSFGVLVYYAIANASALTQPADQRRWPRGLHVLGLVGCCVLVATLPWSSIVAGSSVMVVGLVGRLLVIRRRGAVTP
- a CDS encoding CoA transferase, translated to MSSSQPAPLVGIRVLDLTQVLAGPWGTQLLADLGADVIKIEPPGGGDQARRSFISGADTQLGADNAAFRAVNRNKRSVVIDLRSEAGRAVLHRMALGADVVIENFRPGVAERLGIDAATLHCIDPRLIVVSLSGFGTPDHGADDSDLASRPGFDLIAQAMSGLMSVTGTTGGDPVKVGVPITDLTSGMFGVIGLLAALRNRDLTGRGDHVRTSLYQAGLAMLVWESAAYWSTGEEPVPTGSGHRLLSPYEALRTRDNWLVVAANNDKLWRILLQVLDLAPLAGDPRFATNADRLAHRSELAHALEARLITADTAHWTAALISAGVPAAPVRTVGEALADPHTLALQMVGAVDHPLIGTQRVLGVPFRSSAESRWPGTAAPAIGAHTREVLLDSGLADVEIDGLVADGVVEEGLVITET